In Puntigrus tetrazona isolate hp1 chromosome 18, ASM1883169v1, whole genome shotgun sequence, one genomic interval encodes:
- the LOC122362752 gene encoding GA-binding protein subunit beta-1-like → MTVCQVAMQNQINTNPESPDTLTIHTAPQFIIGPGGVVNLAGLVSPASSGKSTVVAAEELITADSVDGAIQQVVSSGGQQVITIVTDGIQLGNLQTGTGISQPIIVTMPDGQQGERKQLNETVISEEPCVKRQRVKEEDDDQTEAQDAQIQQTLSLEDFQEKVSLLKQLEEANREAQKYRQQFLKKEQEAEAYRQKLEAITRQSAKKAA, encoded by the exons ATGACTGTGTGTCAGGTAGCGATGCAGAACCAGATCAACACTAACCCGGAGAGTCCAGACACGCTGACCATCCACACGGCTCCGCAGTTCATCATCGGCCCGGGAGGAGTGGTCAACCTCGCTGGACTCGTCTCGCCCGCCAGCAGCGGCAAGTCCACAG TCGTAGCTGCAGAGGAGTTAATCACCGCAGACTCCGTCGACGGTGCCATACAGCAGGTCGTGAGCTCCGGAGGTCAACAGGTCATCACCATAGTAACCGATGGCATTCAGCTGGGCAACCTGCAGACGGGCACCGGCATCAGCCAGCCCATAATAGTCACCATGCCTGATGGGCAACAGGGTGAGAGAAAACAGCTCAAt GAGACGGTGATCAGCGAGGAGCCGTGTGTTAAGCGTCAGCGCGTGAAGGAGGAAGACGACGATCAGACAGAAGCACAAGACGCTCAGATCCAGCAGACGCTCTCGCTCGAGGACTTCCAG GAGAAAGTGTCTCTTCTGAAGCAGCTGGAGGAGGCGAACCGCGAGGCTCAGAAATACAGACAGCAGTTCCTGAAGAAGGAGCAGGAGGCCGAGGCGTACAGACAGAAGCTGGAGGCCATCACGCGGCAGAGCGCCAAGAAAGCTGCGTGA